The nucleotide sequence AATTAAATGGGGGCCTATTTATGATACTTCAAGGGCAGGCAAAAAAATATTTTACTTTTTTCTTGCCCACAGAAAAAAACCGATGATTAAACCAAACATTCAGAAAATGGCCGCTTATCAATGAGGCTTATGCTCGTCGTCATCGGGTTTATGGTCTTTCAACGTTCGGGAAGGGTCATCCTGCTTACGCTCGTATTCCCCCTCAAAAGTATTACTATCCCGTCTAAACCCACCGCTATTATGAGGACGATAGAAATTGATATGTGGCATCAGTTTCATCACTAATGTTTTTTGAACCGGTGGCAATAACAACAGCAATCCAAGAAAATCCGTAAAAAAACCGGGGAGGAGTAACAGGAAACCCGCCAGTAAAAGAGAGACGCTCTTTATCATTTCCGCAGCCGGACTCTCCCCATTAATCAGCTTCTGCTGGATCTGGATAAAATTCTTTATGCCCTGACTGCGTACCAGAGAGATACCGATACAAGAAGTAAACAACACCAGTAACAGAGTTAACAGTACACCTAGTTCAGAGGCAACACGCACAAATAAGGCTGACTCGATATAGACAAGCAAAAATATCAGGATAAATGGCAACCAACGCACTTGGTGCTCCTTCAATTGATTTGGATGAACAGGTTGTATCCTGAATAAATCATATCAACAAAATCCAAGGGACAACCAAATTAATATTTTTTCA is from Photorhabdus laumondii subsp. laumondii and encodes:
- a CDS encoding FxsA family protein; this encodes MRWLPFILIFLLVYIESALFVRVASELGVLLTLLLVLFTSCIGISLVRSQGIKNFIQIQQKLINGESPAAEMIKSVSLLLAGFLLLLPGFFTDFLGLLLLLPPVQKTLVMKLMPHINFYRPHNSGGFRRDSNTFEGEYERKQDDPSRTLKDHKPDDDEHKPH